A section of the Leminorella richardii genome encodes:
- the btsR gene encoding two-component system response regulator BtsR — protein sequence MLRAMIVDDEQPAREELAELLVGIENLTVVGECSNALEAIAAIHRLQPDVVFLDIQMPRISGLEMTAMLDPAAMPHIVFTTAYDEYAVKAFEQHAFDYLLKPIDGQRLLKTIERLRSTKSVNKNFHLLTDSALKHIPCHGHNRIFLLRLSDVEYLSSELSGVRVIGTDQSGYTQLTLKILEEKTPFTRCHRQYLLNLDHVGEIQLLDNGSAEAVTRSGKRIPVSRRYLKPLKEQLGIA from the coding sequence ATGCTGAGAGCAATGATTGTTGACGACGAGCAGCCGGCTCGGGAAGAACTGGCGGAACTGCTTGTTGGAATTGAAAACCTGACCGTTGTCGGCGAGTGCAGCAACGCGCTGGAAGCCATTGCCGCCATCCACCGCCTGCAGCCGGACGTGGTTTTTCTCGACATTCAGATGCCCCGGATCAGCGGGCTTGAAATGACGGCCATGCTCGACCCCGCCGCGATGCCGCACATTGTGTTTACCACCGCCTATGACGAATACGCGGTGAAAGCGTTTGAACAGCACGCCTTTGACTACCTGCTCAAGCCAATCGACGGCCAGCGGCTACTCAAAACCATTGAACGCCTAAGAAGCACTAAGTCCGTCAATAAAAACTTCCACTTGCTTACCGACAGTGCCCTCAAGCACATTCCCTGTCACGGCCACAACCGCATTTTTCTCCTGCGGCTGTCCGACGTTGAATACCTGAGCAGCGAGCTGAGCGGCGTTCGCGTTATCGGCACCGATCAAAGCGGATACACTCAGCTCACGCTGAAAATTCTGGAAGAAAAAACGCCGTTTACCCGCTGCCATCGTCAGTATCTGCTCAATCTGGATCACGTCGGCGAAATACAGCTGTTGGACAACGGCAGCGCGGAAGCGGTCACCCGTTCAGGAAAGCGCATTCCCGTCAGCCGCCGCTATCTTAAGCCGCTGAAAGAACAGCTCGGCATCGCCTAA
- a CDS encoding 2-keto-3-deoxygluconate permease: MIMNFLKRVPAGMMVVPLLLGCVINTFFPEALQIGSLTTATFSSKAAATAMGIQLFCLGTTLQVKEMPQVLKRGGVLLMSKFLIGAVIGIFIGKVFGMDGILGLTTLAVISAVTNSNGSVYLALMQTYGDDTDSGSMALLALNDGPFFTMIALGLSGLANIPIEALIATVIPIIAGMVLGNIDKKVRDFFEPAGSVMIPFVGFALGAGIDLMNVIKGGLPGIALGLITIFIGGAFIILCDRLISKRPGYAAVAVSTTAGNAVAVPAAVALVDPSWAPYVGTATTQVAAAVVVSAILVPILTDRWAKRFGCPKMPLG, from the coding sequence ATGATTATGAATTTCTTGAAAAGGGTTCCGGCCGGAATGATGGTCGTCCCTCTGCTTTTAGGCTGTGTAATAAATACGTTCTTTCCTGAAGCGCTGCAAATTGGCTCATTAACAACAGCAACGTTTTCAAGCAAGGCTGCGGCAACGGCAATGGGCATTCAGCTTTTCTGTTTGGGAACGACACTACAGGTTAAAGAAATGCCGCAGGTATTAAAGCGCGGTGGCGTACTGTTAATGTCGAAATTTTTAATTGGTGCTGTTATCGGTATTTTTATCGGTAAAGTGTTTGGCATGGACGGCATTCTGGGGCTGACGACACTGGCGGTGATTAGCGCAGTAACTAACAGCAATGGAAGCGTTTATTTGGCGCTGATGCAAACCTACGGCGATGATACTGACAGCGGCAGTATGGCGCTGCTGGCGCTTAACGATGGGCCTTTTTTTACCATGATAGCTTTAGGGCTGTCTGGTTTGGCAAATATCCCCATTGAGGCGCTTATCGCAACGGTTATCCCTATTATCGCAGGTATGGTTTTAGGCAATATAGATAAAAAGGTGCGCGACTTCTTCGAGCCCGCCGGTTCAGTCATGATACCTTTTGTTGGCTTTGCGCTTGGCGCAGGTATTGATCTGATGAACGTGATTAAAGGCGGCCTGCCGGGTATTGCGTTAGGGCTGATCACTATTTTTATTGGTGGCGCCTTTATTATTCTTTGCGATCGCCTTATTAGCAAAAGGCCGGGATATGCCGCCGTTGCCGTATCCACAACGGCCGGGAACGCGGTTGCGGTGCCGGCAGCGGTCGCGCTGGTCGATCCCTCTTGGGCTCCTTATGTCGGTACAGCAACAACCCAAGTGGCTGCGGCTGTAGTGGTCAGTGCCATTCTTGTTCCGATACTGACAGACCGCTGGGCGAAGAGGTTTGGCTGTCCGAAGATGCCGCTAGGTTAA
- a CDS encoding 3-deoxy-7-phosphoheptulonate synthase translates to MQKDKLNNVNISAEQVLVTPEELKQKYPLSQEDEMNISAARQTIADILHGRDRRLLVVCGPCSIHDPQAALDYARRLKKLADSTKDRLFIVMRVYFEKPRTTVGWKGLINDPHMDGSFDVEYGLHVARKLLLELVSMGLPLATEALDPNSPQYLGDLFSWSAIGARTTESQTHREMASGLSMPVGFKNGTDGSLATAINAMKAAAMPHRFMGINQEGQVCLLQTQGNANGHVILRGGKIPNYDAQSVKACEEQMKAAGLNPSLMIDCSHGNSNKDFRRQSEVVFSLLEQIKAGNRSIIGMMLESNIHEGNQSSEQSRSDMRYGVSVTDACIDWETTERLLNKVHEELGEAALVCQ, encoded by the coding sequence ATGCAGAAAGACAAGCTCAACAACGTAAACATCAGTGCAGAACAGGTTTTGGTGACGCCCGAAGAGCTTAAGCAGAAGTATCCCCTGAGCCAAGAGGATGAAATGAACATCTCGGCGGCACGTCAGACTATTGCCGATATTCTCCACGGTCGCGATCGCCGTCTGCTGGTGGTTTGCGGGCCCTGTTCTATTCACGACCCACAGGCTGCTCTAGACTACGCTCGCCGCCTGAAGAAGCTGGCGGACTCCACCAAAGACCGTTTGTTTATCGTGATGCGCGTTTACTTCGAAAAACCGAGAACAACCGTCGGCTGGAAAGGGCTGATTAACGACCCTCATATGGACGGCTCATTCGACGTTGAGTACGGCCTGCACGTTGCGCGCAAGCTGCTGCTAGAGCTGGTCTCTATGGGACTGCCTTTAGCGACCGAAGCGCTGGATCCGAACAGCCCGCAGTACCTTGGCGATCTGTTCAGCTGGTCAGCTATCGGTGCACGCACTACCGAGTCACAAACTCACCGTGAAATGGCGTCGGGTCTGTCAATGCCGGTCGGCTTTAAAAACGGCACAGACGGTAGCCTAGCAACAGCCATTAACGCCATGAAGGCCGCCGCTATGCCGCACCGCTTTATGGGCATTAATCAGGAAGGGCAGGTTTGCCTGCTGCAAACTCAGGGCAACGCTAACGGCCACGTTATCCTGCGCGGCGGTAAAATTCCGAACTACGATGCGCAGAGCGTGAAGGCATGCGAAGAGCAGATGAAGGCGGCAGGGCTTAATCCTTCGCTGATGATTGACTGTAGCCACGGTAACTCAAATAAAGACTTCCGCCGTCAGTCCGAGGTGGTGTTCTCTCTGCTGGAGCAGATTAAGGCAGGTAATCGTTCTATCATTGGCATGATGTTGGAAAGCAACATTCACGAGGGGAATCAGTCGTCTGAACAGTCTCGTTCCGACATGCGCTACGGCGTTTCCGTCACCGACGCCTGCATCGACTGGGAGACCACCGAGCGGCTTTTGAACAAGGTACATGAAGAGCTGGGTGAAGCAGCGCTTGTGTGTCAGTGA
- a CDS encoding 3-hydroxyacyl-CoA dehydrogenase family protein, which yields MKVGVIGAGAMGAGIAQVFAAAEGFSVVLCDIKQEFAEKGKNGIIASLGRLVEKGKIEPEKAKAIADNITPGMTDAVSDCDLIIEAVVEKIDVKRQLFSGLQKICKPEAIFASNTSSLSITELSNGLDRQVIGLHFFNPAPVMALVEIVVGLGTADETVAKMQELVEKVGKVAVISKDAPGFIVNRVLIPMVNEAIGIYADGTASAEDIDTAMKLGANHPMGPLALGDLIGLDVCLAIMEVLYSETGDSKYRPHVLLRKMVRGGRLGKKSREGFYSYS from the coding sequence ATGAAAGTAGGCGTTATCGGTGCGGGCGCTATGGGCGCGGGTATTGCTCAGGTGTTTGCCGCTGCGGAAGGCTTCTCGGTAGTTCTTTGTGACATTAAGCAGGAGTTCGCAGAAAAAGGGAAAAACGGCATTATCGCCTCGCTCGGCAGGCTGGTAGAAAAAGGCAAAATCGAACCGGAGAAAGCCAAGGCTATTGCCGACAACATTACTCCCGGCATGACAGACGCCGTATCCGACTGCGATCTGATTATCGAGGCTGTGGTCGAAAAGATAGACGTTAAGCGCCAGCTTTTTAGCGGTCTGCAAAAGATCTGTAAGCCTGAGGCCATTTTTGCTTCCAACACCTCTTCCCTGTCTATTACTGAATTAAGCAACGGGCTGGATCGCCAAGTCATCGGCCTGCACTTTTTCAACCCCGCGCCGGTGATGGCGCTAGTGGAGATCGTCGTCGGTCTGGGTACTGCTGACGAAACTGTCGCTAAAATGCAGGAGCTGGTCGAAAAAGTCGGCAAAGTTGCCGTTATCTCTAAAGACGCTCCCGGCTTTATCGTTAACCGAGTGTTGATCCCAATGGTGAATGAAGCCATCGGCATCTACGCCGACGGCACTGCCAGTGCGGAAGATATCGACACCGCCATGAAGCTTGGCGCTAATCATCCCATGGGGCCACTGGCGCTGGGGGATCTTATCGGGCTGGACGTCTGCCTAGCCATTATGGAAGTGCTCTATTCAGAAACCGGCGATTCAAAATATCGCCCGCACGTGCTGCTGCGCAAGATGGTCAGAGGCGGTCGACTTGGGAAGAAAAGTAGAGAAGGATTTTATAGCTACAGTTGA
- the dgoD gene encoding galactonate dehydratase, giving the protein MKITKITTWRLPPRWMFLKIETDEGVVGWGEPVIEGRARSVETAVHELSEFLIGKDPSRINDLWQTMYRGGFYRGGPILMSAIAGIDQALWDIKGKVLNAPVWQLMGGLVRDKIKAYSWVGGDRPSEVIDGIKTLRSIGFDTFKLNGCEELGVIDDSRKVDAAVNTVAQIREAFGNEIEFGLDFHGRVSAGMAKVLIKELEPYRPLFIEEPVLPEQAEYYPRLAAQTHIPLAAGERMFSRFEFKRVFEAGGLSIVQPDLSHAGGITECYKIAAMAEAYDVGFAPHCPLGPIALAACLHVDFVARNAVLQEQSMGIHYNKGAELLDFVKNKDDFKMDGGYFHPLTKPGLGVDINEELVIERSKNVEDWRNPLWRYPDGSVAEW; this is encoded by the coding sequence ATGAAAATAACGAAAATAACCACTTGGCGCCTGCCGCCGCGCTGGATGTTTCTGAAAATAGAAACCGACGAAGGCGTTGTAGGCTGGGGCGAGCCGGTGATTGAAGGGCGAGCGCGCAGCGTTGAAACCGCCGTCCACGAGCTGAGCGAGTTTCTTATCGGTAAAGATCCGTCTCGCATTAACGATCTTTGGCAGACCATGTACCGCGGCGGCTTTTACCGCGGCGGGCCAATCCTGATGAGCGCCATTGCTGGTATCGATCAAGCCCTTTGGGACATTAAAGGCAAAGTGCTCAACGCACCGGTTTGGCAGCTAATGGGCGGCCTGGTGCGCGATAAAATCAAAGCCTACAGCTGGGTTGGCGGCGATCGCCCGTCAGAAGTGATCGACGGTATTAAAACCCTGCGCAGCATCGGCTTTGACACCTTTAAGCTGAACGGCTGTGAAGAGCTGGGTGTGATAGACGACTCTCGCAAGGTTGATGCTGCGGTGAATACCGTTGCACAAATTCGCGAAGCGTTCGGCAATGAGATTGAGTTTGGCCTCGACTTCCACGGTCGCGTCAGTGCGGGCATGGCGAAGGTGTTGATCAAAGAGCTGGAGCCTTATCGTCCGCTGTTTATTGAAGAACCAGTACTCCCTGAGCAGGCTGAGTACTACCCGCGTCTGGCGGCACAGACCCATATTCCTCTTGCAGCTGGCGAACGCATGTTCTCTCGCTTTGAGTTTAAGCGCGTGTTTGAGGCGGGCGGTCTGTCTATTGTTCAACCAGATCTCTCTCACGCGGGCGGTATCACCGAGTGCTACAAGATCGCCGCAATGGCGGAGGCCTACGACGTTGGGTTCGCACCGCACTGCCCGCTGGGGCCGATCGCGCTGGCGGCCTGCCTGCACGTTGACTTTGTGGCTCGCAACGCCGTGCTGCAAGAGCAGAGCATGGGTATTCACTACAACAAGGGCGCAGAGCTGCTCGACTTTGTGAAAAACAAGGACGATTTCAAGATGGACGGCGGCTACTTCCATCCGCTAACCAAGCCCGGTTTAGGTGTGGACATTAACGAAGAGTTGGTTATTGAGCGAAGCAAGAACGTTGAAGACTGGCGCAACCCGCTTTGGCGTTACCCTGACGGCTCTGTGGCTGAGTGGTAG
- the dgoR gene encoding D-galactonate utilization transcriptional regulator DgoR has protein sequence MTMTKTDRIIEALGRQIVSGKYVPGAALPSEAELCEEFETSRNIIREVFRSLTAKRLVDIKRYRGAFVAPRNYWNYLDTEVLQWVLEQDYDPRLIRAMSEVRHLVEPAIARWAAERATSSDLARIEAALNDMVANNQERDAFNEADIRYHEAVLESVHNPVLQQLSVAISSLQRAVFDRTWMGDEDNMPKTLQEHKALFDAIRHQDVDAAEQAALSMIASSTKRLKEIT, from the coding sequence ATGACCATGACGAAAACAGACCGAATTATCGAAGCGCTAGGGCGACAGATTGTTAGCGGAAAGTACGTTCCCGGCGCGGCGCTGCCGTCAGAAGCCGAGCTGTGCGAAGAGTTTGAAACGTCGCGCAATATTATTCGCGAAGTGTTTCGCTCACTCACCGCTAAGCGGCTGGTTGACATTAAGCGCTATCGCGGCGCTTTCGTGGCTCCGCGCAACTACTGGAACTATCTCGACACCGAGGTATTGCAGTGGGTGCTGGAACAAGACTACGACCCGCGATTGATTCGGGCCATGAGTGAAGTGCGTCACCTAGTGGAACCTGCCATCGCCCGATGGGCCGCTGAGCGGGCAACCTCAAGCGACTTAGCGCGCATTGAGGCGGCGCTCAATGACATGGTTGCTAACAATCAGGAGCGGGACGCGTTTAACGAGGCCGATATTCGCTATCACGAAGCGGTGCTGGAGTCGGTTCACAATCCGGTTTTACAGCAGCTGAGCGTTGCTATCAGTTCACTGCAGCGCGCGGTATTTGACAGAACCTGGATGGGGGATGAGGACAACATGCCGAAAACCCTTCAAGAACATAAGGCGCTATTTGACGCCATTCGTCATCAGGACGTCGACGCGGCGGAACAGGCTGCGTTGTCAATGATTGCCAGCTCAACGAAAAGGCTTAAGGAAATTACATGA
- a CDS encoding HAD family hydrolase, with amino-acid sequence MSIKMVVTDLDGTLFNHQEVVSDTNRLAFQRIITQGILPVVATGRMKSEARYAFDAIGASRYFMGMNGCRTVDMQQQKIVYEHFLARSLFDEILQKLTELDVFFQMYTSEGVKCLPHLHPRMAQSGMAPAYLARFGDEILPAGLQQLAHLNIYKFLVVDTDSGKLEALRQAFANNPDVSLVASQLYYVEIISARVNKGVALQRLCDHLGISTASVMAIGDSENDIEMLRLVGAGVAMGNAASHVKAAARYVAPSNDDDGVAWALNELLPLL; translated from the coding sequence ATGTCTATCAAAATGGTAGTGACCGATCTGGATGGGACTTTATTCAACCATCAGGAAGTAGTGTCTGACACCAATCGTCTGGCGTTTCAACGCATTATTACTCAGGGAATTCTTCCCGTCGTCGCAACCGGACGCATGAAGTCAGAGGCGCGCTATGCTTTTGACGCGATCGGCGCCAGTCGCTACTTTATGGGAATGAACGGCTGCCGCACTGTTGATATGCAGCAGCAGAAGATTGTTTACGAACACTTTCTGGCGCGTTCGCTGTTTGACGAGATCCTCCAAAAGCTGACTGAGCTGGACGTTTTCTTCCAGATGTATACCAGCGAGGGTGTAAAGTGCCTGCCTCATCTTCATCCCCGTATGGCACAGAGCGGCATGGCGCCCGCCTATTTAGCCCGTTTCGGCGATGAGATCCTGCCCGCTGGCCTACAGCAGCTGGCGCATCTGAATATCTATAAATTCTTAGTGGTGGACACTGACAGCGGCAAGCTAGAGGCGCTGCGGCAGGCGTTTGCCAATAACCCTGACGTGAGTCTGGTTGCCTCTCAGCTGTACTATGTGGAGATTATTTCGGCCAGAGTGAATAAAGGCGTCGCGCTACAAAGGCTGTGCGACCATTTAGGGATCTCTACTGCGTCGGTGATGGCCATTGGTGATAGTGAAAACGACATCGAGATGCTGCGCTTAGTCGGCGCCGGTGTGGCAATGGGCAATGCAGCAAGCCACGTGAAGGCAGCAGCCCGCTATGTAGCGCCGTCTAACGATGACGACGGGGTCGCCTGGGCGCTGAATGAGCTGTTACCGTTGCTATAA
- a CDS encoding 2-dehydro-3-deoxy-6-phosphogalactonate aldolase: MQWQTSLPLIAILRGITPDEAQLHVDALLEEGFDAIEIPLNSPDWQTSISQVVRTSGSRALIGAGTVLKPEQVDTLAEMGSRLVVTPNTNPAVIRRAVEKGMTVCAGCATATEAFIALEAGAQSLKIFPSSAFGTDYVKALKAVLPADVPVFAVGGVTPENLSQWLNAGCAGAGLGSDLYRAGQAVSRTREKARAFVSAYREAVK, from the coding sequence ATGCAGTGGCAAACTAGTTTACCCCTGATCGCTATTTTACGCGGAATTACGCCCGATGAAGCACAGCTTCACGTCGACGCGCTGTTGGAGGAGGGCTTCGACGCGATTGAAATTCCTCTTAATTCGCCAGACTGGCAAACCAGCATTTCTCAGGTGGTCAGAACCTCAGGCAGCCGTGCGCTGATAGGTGCGGGGACAGTGTTGAAACCAGAACAGGTGGATACGCTGGCGGAAATGGGCAGCCGTCTGGTGGTTACGCCTAATACTAACCCAGCGGTGATCCGCCGTGCGGTAGAAAAAGGCATGACGGTTTGCGCCGGATGCGCGACGGCGACCGAGGCTTTTATCGCGCTAGAGGCGGGAGCACAGTCGTTGAAGATTTTCCCTTCTTCGGCATTTGGCACGGACTACGTTAAAGCGCTGAAGGCCGTGCTGCCAGCGGACGTGCCGGTCTTCGCCGTCGGCGGCGTAACGCCGGAGAACTTATCCCAGTGGCTGAACGCAGGCTGTGCCGGCGCGGGGCTTGGCAGCGATTTGTATCGTGCGGGACAGGCCGTTAGCCGAACCCGAGAAAAGGCAAGAGCGTTTGTGAGCGCTTACAGAGAGGCAGTGAAATGA
- a CDS encoding UxaA family hydrolase, with translation MSNVYPVIKLNPNDDVVIARHPVAAGTFLAQESVTVRSDIPEGHKVSLREISAGEPVKRYGQIIGFATTDIHAGDHIHTHNMGMGDFTRDYAFGEDLTSLPAPEKIDTFMGIRRADGRVATRNYIGILTSVNCSSTVARAIEDHYKKVGLDGYPNVDGVVALPQSFGCAIGFDSESMMVMRRTMSGYARHVNFAGVVIIGLGCESSQIKDLIRVEGLTEGRTLHTMTIQETGGTQKTIDKGISVIYGMLAEANCVKREPVPVSELMVALECGGSDSYSGISANPVLGYAADKIVAQGGTAILSETPEIYGAEHLLTRRAVSAEVGNKLVARIKWWEDYCARTQSEMNNNPSAGNKEGGLTTILEKSLGAIAKGGTSNLVDVYEYAQPVTAKGFVFMDTPGYDPVAVTGQIAGGANMLCFTTGRGSAFGCKPTPSLKLATNNTLWKRQEEDMDINCGDVVEGEETIPEAGERLYTMILEAASGKKTKSEKFGYGGLEFVPWNINAIM, from the coding sequence ATGAGCAATGTCTATCCGGTTATTAAACTGAATCCCAATGATGATGTCGTTATTGCCCGGCATCCGGTTGCAGCAGGAACCTTTCTGGCACAGGAGAGCGTCACAGTGCGAAGTGATATTCCTGAAGGCCACAAAGTGTCTTTGAGAGAGATCTCAGCCGGCGAGCCGGTAAAACGTTATGGGCAAATAATTGGTTTTGCAACGACCGATATTCACGCCGGGGACCACATTCATACTCACAATATGGGCATGGGGGATTTCACTCGCGATTATGCTTTCGGTGAAGATTTGACGTCGCTACCAGCGCCGGAAAAGATTGACACCTTTATGGGGATTCGGCGCGCCGATGGCAGAGTGGCTACCCGCAACTATATTGGCATTCTGACGTCCGTTAACTGTAGTTCAACAGTCGCTCGCGCCATTGAAGATCACTATAAAAAAGTGGGGCTAGACGGCTATCCAAACGTGGACGGTGTTGTGGCGCTTCCTCAGAGCTTTGGCTGTGCAATTGGTTTTGACAGCGAGTCAATGATGGTGATGCGGCGCACAATGAGCGGCTATGCTCGTCACGTGAACTTTGCTGGCGTCGTTATTATTGGTTTGGGGTGTGAATCTAGCCAGATAAAGGATCTGATTCGGGTCGAGGGGCTGACAGAAGGCCGCACGTTGCACACGATGACGATTCAGGAAACCGGCGGTACTCAGAAAACCATCGATAAAGGAATCAGTGTGATTTACGGAATGTTAGCAGAGGCGAACTGCGTTAAGCGTGAGCCTGTACCGGTTTCCGAACTGATGGTGGCGTTGGAGTGCGGTGGTTCCGACAGTTACTCAGGGATCTCCGCCAACCCAGTACTCGGCTACGCTGCGGATAAAATTGTGGCTCAGGGCGGTACAGCAATCCTTTCTGAAACGCCCGAAATTTATGGCGCAGAGCATCTGCTGACTCGTCGCGCTGTTTCTGCTGAAGTGGGTAATAAGCTGGTAGCCCGCATTAAGTGGTGGGAAGACTACTGCGCACGGACCCAAAGTGAAATGAACAATAACCCGTCGGCGGGCAACAAAGAGGGCGGTTTGACGACGATTCTGGAAAAATCGTTAGGGGCTATTGCTAAAGGCGGTACGTCTAATTTGGTGGATGTCTATGAATATGCTCAGCCGGTTACGGCTAAAGGGTTTGTGTTTATGGACACGCCGGGATATGACCCCGTTGCTGTGACTGGACAAATTGCCGGTGGTGCAAACATGCTGTGCTTTACTACCGGACGTGGCTCTGCATTCGGCTGTAAACCGACACCCTCCCTGAAGTTGGCAACCAACAATACGCTGTGGAAGCGGCAGGAAGAAGATATGGATATCAACTGTGGTGATGTGGTTGAAGGGGAAGAGACCATTCCTGAAGCCGGTGAGCGTCTGTATACGATGATTCTGGAAGCAGCGTCAGGTAAAAAGACGAAAAGTGAAAAGTTTGGCTACGGTGGCCTAGAGTTTGTGCCGTGGAATATTAACGCCATTATGTAA
- a CDS encoding DUF2799 domain-containing protein — protein MKNITIILLAGWLVGCSAAASESAPADASETTERSSVWFDVGYKEAAEGSGVKDNASLSEWYGEAEVNRTAYLEGYAKGQAELCQEDKVTALAQEKKPFPASCDSVDSAESLRQAWQQHADH, from the coding sequence ATGAAAAACATCACGATCATACTTCTGGCCGGATGGTTAGTTGGCTGCAGCGCCGCAGCCAGTGAAAGTGCTCCGGCTGACGCATCGGAAACGACCGAACGCTCTTCCGTCTGGTTTGACGTAGGGTACAAAGAAGCTGCTGAAGGCAGCGGCGTGAAGGACAACGCATCCCTGTCAGAGTGGTACGGTGAAGCGGAAGTCAACCGCACCGCCTATCTGGAAGGCTACGCCAAAGGTCAGGCCGAACTGTGCCAAGAAGATAAAGTGACCGCGCTGGCGCAGGAGAAAAAGCCCTTCCCGGCCAGCTGTGACAGCGTTGATAGCGCAGAGTCACTCCGGCAAGCCTGGCAGCAGCACGCAGACCATTAG
- the uhpT gene encoding hexose-6-phosphate:phosphate antiporter translates to MGMFSIQKVSDQRIPLSQQRQMWLGQFIKAFLVVFLGYMAMYLVRNNFKAAQPLLKEQLDFTTTELGLIGLAFSLTYGLGKTVLGYYIDGKNTKKLLSFALILSSICVLLMGMVMSYLGSHIGFLIVLWGLNGVFQCIGGPASYSTLTRWTPRDKRGKYLGFWNTSHNIGGGLAGAIALWGAYTLFDGSVIGMFIFPAVIAMIFGVIGFFLGKDEPQELGWARAEEIFGEPVEEEDQQTESQQMSKWQIFTTYVLRNPWIWLLCLANIFVYIIRIGIDNWAPLYVSEQLNFSRGDAVNTIFYFEVGALIASLLWGYVSDLLHGRRAIVAVFCLVLIVFALLGYRHATTVTMINISLVALGLLIFGPQILITISLVGFAPKNAVSVTTGMSGTFAYLIGDSIAKVALARIADPTKSGLNLFGHQLHGWHDVFVIFYISVALGIVLMGMVAWGEERKIRRLRQQESDQTLVPANG, encoded by the coding sequence ATGGGAATGTTCTCAATACAAAAAGTATCTGATCAACGAATTCCTCTTAGCCAACAGCGGCAGATGTGGCTGGGACAGTTTATTAAAGCGTTCCTGGTGGTCTTTCTCGGCTATATGGCCATGTACCTGGTGCGCAATAACTTTAAAGCCGCCCAGCCTCTGCTGAAAGAGCAGCTAGATTTTACTACCACTGAACTGGGGCTGATCGGACTAGCCTTTTCACTCACCTACGGGCTAGGGAAAACGGTGCTGGGCTACTACATCGACGGAAAGAACACTAAAAAACTACTCTCGTTTGCCCTGATCCTGTCCTCTATATGCGTACTCTTAATGGGCATGGTGATGAGCTATCTGGGATCCCATATTGGATTTCTGATCGTTCTCTGGGGGCTTAATGGCGTCTTTCAGTGCATCGGTGGGCCAGCATCCTATTCCACCCTGACCCGCTGGACACCGCGAGATAAACGCGGAAAGTATCTGGGCTTCTGGAATACGTCGCACAACATTGGCGGCGGCCTTGCGGGAGCCATAGCCCTATGGGGTGCCTATACACTGTTTGACGGCAGCGTAATCGGCATGTTTATCTTCCCTGCCGTGATTGCCATGATATTCGGCGTTATCGGCTTCTTTTTAGGAAAAGACGAGCCACAGGAGCTTGGCTGGGCGCGCGCCGAAGAGATTTTTGGTGAGCCCGTAGAAGAAGAAGATCAGCAGACCGAGTCTCAGCAGATGAGCAAATGGCAGATTTTCACTACCTACGTGCTCAGAAACCCGTGGATTTGGCTGCTTTGTCTAGCCAATATTTTTGTCTATATCATCCGGATTGGCATAGATAACTGGGCTCCTCTGTACGTCTCAGAACAGCTTAACTTCAGCCGAGGCGATGCCGTCAACACGATCTTCTACTTTGAGGTCGGTGCGCTGATTGCCAGCCTGCTGTGGGGCTACGTATCTGATCTTCTGCACGGGCGAAGAGCTATCGTGGCGGTATTTTGTCTGGTGCTGATCGTCTTTGCTCTGCTGGGCTACCGCCATGCCACAACAGTCACCATGATCAACATCTCTCTGGTGGCGCTGGGGCTACTGATTTTTGGGCCTCAGATACTGATTACCATCTCTCTGGTTGGCTTTGCGCCTAAAAACGCCGTTAGCGTGACCACCGGTATGTCGGGTACTTTTGCCTATCTGATCGGTGACTCTATCGCTAAAGTCGCGCTGGCGCGTATCGCCGACCCGACAAAATCAGGGCTGAATCTGTTTGGCCACCAGCTGCACGGCTGGCACGACGTCTTCGTGATTTTCTATATTTCCGTCGCGCTAGGGATCGTTCTGATGGGCATGGTTGCGTGGGGCGAAGAACGCAAGATAAGACGCCTTCGGCAGCAAGAGAGCGATCAAACACTGGTGCCAGCCAATGGTTAA
- the pspE gene encoding thiosulfate sulfurtransferase PspE: MFKKALLAVALAFSASAFAAEHWIDVRVPEQYQREHIQGAVNIPLKELTEKIAAQVPDKNDTVHLYCNSGRQSGLAKETLLDMGYTQVFNDGGISRLDMPKVKGE; encoded by the coding sequence ATGTTTAAGAAGGCTTTATTAGCGGTCGCGCTGGCGTTTAGCGCCTCGGCCTTTGCCGCCGAGCATTGGATTGATGTGCGCGTTCCCGAGCAGTATCAAAGAGAGCATATTCAGGGAGCGGTGAATATTCCGCTGAAGGAGCTGACGGAGAAAATTGCCGCTCAGGTGCCGGATAAGAACGACACCGTTCACCTTTACTGTAACTCCGGTCGCCAGTCAGGGCTGGCGAAAGAGACGCTGTTGGATATGGGTTATACCCAAGTGTTTAACGATGGCGGCATCAGTCGGCTTGATATGCCTAAGGTGAAAGGCGAGTAG